A genomic window from Halogeometricum borinquense DSM 11551 includes:
- a CDS encoding thioredoxin family protein, translating into MVLKESDSNLSHGDVAPDFSLPGTDGETYTLDSFADYDALLVVFTCNHCPYAQAKFDELNYLARTYDELAVVGINPNDAEEYPDDSFDRMQELVEDGTIQYTAYLRDESQDVAREYGAVCTPDPFLFEKEGDEFVLRFQSRIDDAMSPDDEVTDYEMRTSVEAVIGGDEIPLDEIPSQGCSIKWRD; encoded by the coding sequence ATGGTACTGAAGGAATCCGACTCGAACCTGTCGCACGGCGACGTGGCCCCCGACTTCTCGCTCCCGGGGACCGACGGGGAGACGTACACGCTCGACTCGTTCGCAGACTACGATGCGCTTCTCGTCGTCTTCACCTGCAACCACTGTCCGTACGCGCAGGCGAAGTTCGACGAACTAAACTACCTCGCGCGGACGTACGACGAACTCGCCGTCGTCGGTATCAATCCGAACGACGCCGAGGAGTACCCCGACGACTCCTTCGACCGAATGCAGGAGTTAGTCGAGGATGGAACGATTCAGTACACCGCCTACCTCCGCGATGAATCGCAGGATGTCGCGCGCGAGTACGGCGCGGTGTGTACGCCCGACCCGTTCCTGTTCGAGAAGGAAGGTGACGAGTTCGTCCTCAGATTCCAGTCGCGTATCGACGACGCGATGAGTCCCGACGACGAAGTGACCGATTACGAGATGCGGACGTCCGTCGAAGCGGTCATCGGAGGCGACGAAATCCCGCTAGATGAGATACCATCGCAGGGATGCTCGATCAAGTGGCGCGACTAG
- a CDS encoding EamA family transporter: MSYLPWAVLALAAYAFVSPLMKVATQGEPSIPSNVAALMANSLLVFGTASIVVYNDSDVIGYLTHSKSKYVFAAGLCLTVGILAYYRALSIGQVSIVSPIFGMFLVLSSVIGIVFLNESLTARKALGIGLAIIAVYLVAVE, from the coding sequence ATGAGTTATCTACCGTGGGCCGTCCTCGCGTTGGCCGCATATGCGTTTGTCTCGCCGCTGATGAAAGTGGCAACACAGGGGGAACCGAGCATCCCAAGTAACGTTGCAGCATTGATGGCGAACTCTCTCCTCGTTTTCGGCACGGCGAGTATCGTCGTGTATAACGATTCCGACGTGATCGGCTACCTGACGCACTCGAAATCGAAGTACGTCTTTGCGGCGGGTCTCTGTCTCACCGTTGGTATCCTTGCGTACTACCGCGCGCTCTCGATAGGGCAGGTGAGCATCGTCTCTCCGATCTTCGGCATGTTTCTGGTGCTCAGTTCGGTTATCGGAATCGTCTTCCTGAACGAATCGCTCACCGCGCGGAAGGCGCTGGGTATCGGACTCGCCATCATCGCCGTCTACCTCGTCGCGGTCGAGTAA